From the Corticium candelabrum chromosome 2, ooCorCand1.1, whole genome shotgun sequence genome, one window contains:
- the LOC134198351 gene encoding osteoclast-stimulating factor 1-like, whose protein sequence is MINLRHSHLAKKFKKGESPLHKAVLEKNMKRLKEVLDSPVGVKWLNRKAKGGWTALHMATKCSDSQFVRLLLEKRADSSITTRHGSLVLHSAACDGTAEVMKMLIKAVDISVNVQTNRVRKIA, encoded by the exons ATGATTAATCTACGTCATTCTCATTTAgcaaaaaaattcaaaaaaggAGAA AGTCCACTGCACAAAGCAGTGTTGGAAAAGAACATGAAACGGTTAAAGGAAGTTCTAGATTCACCTGTAGGTGTGAAATGGCTAAACAGAAAAGCCAAAGGAGGTTGGACAGCATTGCATATGGCTACAAAGTGTTCCGATTCTCAGTTCGTGCGGTTGCTTCTTGAGAAAAGGGCAGACAGTTCTATAACCACTCGA CATGGAAGTTTAGTTCTGCATTCAGCTGCTTGTGATGGCACTGCAGAAGTGATGAAGATGCTTATTAAAGCAGTTGATATTTCAGTCAATGTACAGACCAACAGAGTAAGGAAAATTGCATAA
- the LOC134198205 gene encoding uncharacterized protein LOC134198205, protein MGEEDAGKSCLEASMTNKPFVEGQESTEGVKVKTMISQAVGHGTDWKEMKSEEERQAHLSKLFAREFVVYDKEQQSSTAMPSEQEQSPKASSTESDLKANVNAKASGLKSMYAEAESHPVGYEDFKHAKEIDRNVGVAINLMEENEEEMRKCQETINVTMMDRGGQDQFLSTHAALMADNDYQCTACFVVIDGSKPLDEKVTTSKFRLADGTVIERPRDVATTRADVIRHCFTALSAAFPAGRRRNKFFGKGRVKRAPATFMFASRKDKAKSKSFMARQEQIVKEIIAEENFGDHIVPFSDDQVLFHVDNTKSGTGNPDPTIVLVKKMIVEMAREYWDEEEKIPLPWAMLDKGLGLLRMRKHKVLDLHNVCQLAARVCDISLDEECRQALRYLCSHGSIAFYHNVVGLNQKVLPNIQWVADVLAIFVTVLDRSRIPPELWNDLTKLHQEGMMSWNLAKNLMKKAGVEEANYAVILILLQLFNIISGAYLAARSIAPDVEVQQVQNFYVPSMVTKEVIKTPFAYQSAFCSSTSPPSLFFIPRGFNVFLKPLFYRLVTRMVSKYTKSPQLSRNQVILHLHKDVDLELVYTVKAVIVTVYCPSTRRKLPADEELCPLCDGVRVTLIEQLTYAKARGMDGFQFEVCVHGAVDVAPDEYDPNRLASLDEYPEDDVLLDKDHQSIDPPAKLDLWFDNTSPSYAVEGTTYSSLIS, encoded by the coding sequence ATGGGAGAGGAAGATGCGGGCAAGTCATGCCTTGAAGCttcaatgacaaacaaaccatttGTTGAAGGTCAGGAGAGCACGGAGGGAGTAAAGGTGAAGACGATGATCTCACAAGCAGTTGGACACGGCACCGACTGGAAGGAAATGAAAAGTGAAGAGGAGAGACAAGCGCATCTCAGCAAGCTGTTTGCAAGagaatttgttgtttatgacAAGGAACAACAGTCCAGCACAGCAATGCCAAGCGAGCAAGAGCAAAGCCCAAAAGCAAGTTCTACAGAATCTGATTTGAAAGcaaatgtgaatgcaaaaGCAAGCGGTTTGAAGTCAATGTACGCTGAAGCTGAAAGTCATCCAGTAGGATACGAGGATTTCAAACATGCTAAAGAAATTGATCGAAATGTAGGTGTGGCCATTAATCTCATGGAGGAGAATGAGGAGGAGATGCGCAAATGTCAAGAAACGATCAATGTGACGATGATGGACAGAGGAGGTCAAGATCAATTCCTCTCCACACATGCTGCACTTATGGCTGACAATGACTATCAATGTACAGCTTGTTTTGTGGTTATCGATGGTTCCAAGCCACTAGATGAGAAGGTGACCACATCCAAGTTTCGTCTTGCAGATGGAACTGTTATCGAGAGACCACGAGATGTTGCTACCACAAGAGCCGACGTCATACGCCACTGCTTCACTGCCCTCTCTGCTGCCTTTCCTGCTGGCAGAAGGCGCAATAAGTTTTTTGGGAAGGGGCGTGTCAAAAGAGCACCAGCAACGTTCATGTTTGCTTCTAGAAAAGATAAAGCAAAAAGTAAAAGTTTCATGGCAAGACAGGAGCAAATTGTCAAAGAAATCATCGCTGAAGAGAATTTTGGTGATCACATTGTGCCCTTTAGTGATGATCAGGTGCTGTTCCATGTTGACAACACAAAGTCAGGAACAGGCAATCCTGATCCAACGATTGTCCTCGTCAAGAAAATGATCGTTGAAATGGCTCGTGAATACTGGGATGAAGAAGAGAAGATTCCATTACCATGGGCCATGCTAGATAAGGGTCTGGGTCTGTTGAGAATGAGAAAGCACAAAGTTCTTGATCTGCACAATGTCTGCCAATTAGCTGCCAGGGTGTGTGATATCTCATTAGATGAGGAATGCAGACAAGCTCTGCGATATCTTTGCAGCCATGGAAGCATTGCATTCTATCACAATGTTGTCGGGCTCAATCAGAAGGTGCTTCCCAACATTCAGTGGGTTGCTGATGTGTTGGCCATCTTTGTCACAGTTCTGGATCGCTCAAGAATTCCTCCTGAGTTGTGGAATGATCTCACGAAGCTTCATCAAGAAGGGATGATGTCATGGAATCTTGCCAAGAATCTGATGAAGAAGGCAGGAGTAGAAGAAGCAAACTACGCTGTCATTCTTATTCTTCTTCAGCTGTTTAATATCATTTCAGGGGCATACTTGGCCGCTCGTTCAATTGCTCCAGATGTAGAAGTCCAACAAGTTCAGAACTTTTATGTTCCCTCTATGGTCACCAAAGAAGTCATCAAGACCCCCTTTGCCTACCAATCAGCATTCTGCTCTTCTACATCTCCTCCATCTTTGTTCTTTATTCCCAGAGGTTTCAATGTTTTTCTCAAGCCTCTATTTTACCGTCTTGTGACCCGCATGGTCAGCAAGTACACAAAAAGCCCACAGCTCAGTAGAAACCAGGTGATACTTCATCTTCACAAGGACGTGGATCTGGAGTTGGTCTACACTGTGAAGGCTGTCATTGTTACCGTCTACTGTCCATCGACTCGCAGAAAACTACCTGCAGATGAAGAgctttgtccattgtgtgatGGTGTGCGAGTAACTCTAATAGAACAACTCACATATGCGAAGGCACGAGGAATGGATGGCTTTCAGTTTGAGGTCTGTGTTCATGGTGCTGTTGATGTAGCTCCAGATGAATATGACCCAAACCGACTGGCTTCATTGGATGAATATCCAGAAGATGATGTTCTGCTGGACAAAGATCATCAAAGCATTGATCCTCCTGCCAAACTTGATTTGTGGTTTGATAACACGTCTCCTAGTTATGCTGTTGAAGGTACCACATACAGCAGTCTAATTAGTTGA